The genomic window CATGATCGGGAACTTTCCTAGAATCGACGGCGGCGAAACTATGATACTCATCCGTAGGTGCAAACGGTGGCCTCGTCGAGACAAAAGCCAGATGACGCTTCAACGGCGGCCGAATTGGTGCTCCGGTAACCTCCCTCGACGAGCCACGGTCGGAAGCTCCAGCGGCACCGGACATTGACATGAAAAATTGGTAACAAATTGGGATGTAAATCGGAATTGAAGttgaaaattgatgaaaatggttgaGGATCGGAGAGAagtagggttttagagagagaaagtggggtttagagagagagagtgggGAAATGAGGGAGGTTAGGGCGTAGAGATGGAGAAAGCAGAAAACGAGGGAAGGAGGGAGGGAATTTTGTTTCGGATAGATGTGGAGGGAACTACTACGTGAggaaaagacaaaataaaaaacaaaatatgtatataatcacttttttttctttgttttttattacaaTATGGTATggacatttttcttttttggattattatttttatttttaaattacctcgatttttctttttcttactttttcctttttacAGTATTTtcatgatatattttttatttatattttctttattagctaaaaatttattaagaaaaaggaaaatatttataatttattcttgtttttgaCCGAATTATTATTAGTAATAGTAGATAGATtcgtttgattttttttacgaGTTACGGCTGATGTACAGCACATTTGaacactatttttaatttttttttcctatttagtTATTACTGTGATAAACGATAGATAGTTTCACAAGAAGAATATATATGTATACAGATGTTTTTCGTAACATGCAAAACGACTACTCGAAATATGGGATCATCGATTAAGAGCatgaacatttttttattatttgtggtTATCAATTATGATTACTGATTAGGTAAAAAAGTTAATGTGTTCATTGTATCTTGGAAGCAACTAGTATATGGCTGACTTTTATGAATTTTATGACATGATCTGAATACTAATAACATCAAATACGTTATTTGAATGCCAGcatatatttttatctttatctCTTTTttgcttattattttatacattTACACCCATTTTGAAAGTAAACACAAAAAATACTTGACTACAAAATTTCGATGTtcaaacatcatttttttttaatgatatacaggaagttttcatttttcaaagttttttctttttatgaactttttattaataaacatattattattattgtgtacAATGCACGTCAAGAGTTATCTAACTATTTACTTATTATTGTGGTAAAAGGTAGATGGTATCACTGTCACATAATGAATAGTTGCATAAAATGTTTTGATAGAGTTTAGTCATAAATAAGTAAATGTAGACACTTTTAGAAAAACGCAAGAGGATTACTCGAAATACGGGATCTTCGtctaaaaatatgaacatattttataaaatttatgatTATCAACTGTCATTATTAAGTAAAAAGTTAATATAGTTCATCacaccattttttatttttgaaacgacaaaatattattgataataaaGTTCATCGCACCATTGAAacaacatatttttaaaattaaaattactgCTAACTTTAATAATTGTGATGAGATGTCTATTTTAGGATTTGACTATTAGTGATGTTTatcaatgtttttctttttgccACCTCTCTATTTATAAATCCGTGGAACGCACGCCATGTTATACAAAGGTTATATTTAATATTCGCTATTAATGATAGATGGTTTCACACGAGAAATAGTCGCgtaaaatattttgatagaGTTTATTGAGTTGGAAGTAAATGTAGTCAATTTTTATTAACATGCAAGATATTTTATCGGTTcgacttttaaaataaaatcaaaatatatcatGCAAGAGGATTAcgcaaaatagttttttttttttctactaaaTTACACAAAATAGTTAATTGTTGACTTATATGAACATCTTTTATCATTCCTTATTATCAACTCTCGTTAGGTAAAAAAGTAAATGTAGTTCGATGCACCTTAGATGCAACATATATGTCTACGAGAAATAGTCGCgtaaaatattttgatagaGTTTATTGAGTTGGAAGTAAATGTAGTCGGTTTTTATTAACATGCAAGATATTTTATCGTTcgacttttaaaataaaatcaaaatatcatgCCAGAGGATTATGCAAAATAGTTCATTGTTGACTTATATGAGCATCTTTTATCATTCCTTATTATCAACTTTCATTAGGTAAAAAAGTAAATGTAGTTCGATGCACCTTATATGCAACATATATGTctagtttttatggttttgataagCTACTATATTTcagaatttaaattttaataatatagcaaaaaatgaaatataaatttaattaatttgtttgttatgaCAATATcctcattctcatttttttaagaGTTTTATTATATTGAGAAAGtgtctcatttttttcttttctttttactttCAATTGCCTTTCAgtttataaatatattgttaTTAATTGTAATAGATTTTTGTCCTGTTTGTAATATGTCTTAATGctaaatatatatttggtttttttttacggaaatatatatttgataagTCAGTAGGTTCGGTCTAGTGGTGaaggatttgggtagtatgctatAGGCTATGGAATCGATCCCcggctcattgtaaacaaatatatatatatatatatatagggagggatcaaattacaccggtgtaacatttgagtaatgttacaccgctcaataacgctttaatgaatataaattttacaaaattcaccgtttgattgaaagtttatatcatatagatcatctcatctatgttataatttataaaaatctaaaatcgtttgatatgttattgagatcgatcaagatgaacggtattcaataaaaacgtataaaccattaatcttgattggtctcaataacatacaaacgattttagatttttgtaaaaattaatatggatgatctatacgatataaactttcaatcaaacggtggattttgtaaaatttgtattcgttaattaaagcgttattgagcagCGTAACATTACTCAAAGAATATGTTCATCAAAGAATGCAGAAAGCCAATGACAATATAATCTGGATAGAATTTAAGAAATGATTGACAATTTAGAAATGGGTGACATGTATACTTCAATATCAGcagaaatatatatttgaagaggaatattgacaaaaaaaaaattggggcaAAATGGTTTACTAATGGGGATCGTGACATTGCTTTCTTTCATGAAACAACTAAAGTCAAAAACACCAAGAGGGTGATTTCTAATTTATCTATTGATTGTTCCCTTATTGATCGAAGATCTTGAAGAGATTGAGTGccaatttattaattatttatgtaatttttattttaccccTTCAAAAGCAATGTCACAAAGATCAGAAGTATCATTAGAAACAACTTCATAAGCAAAAAGTTTTTAATGTCAGATGATCAAGAACAATCTCACTATATGATTGAGgtgatgaaaatatttttgcGAAAAAATCATCACAATCAACATCAGAATCAAGATTAGAATCATTAATGCATATCAAAAGCATATTTGTTCTTGTCTCATGTGATCAGAAATAAGATACAAATACAAATGTGCAACAACTAGTTCAGTGTACTTTGTTCAACAAGAGTGACACAAAAGTCAAGGACAACGACTATTTTATGTCTTGGACAACAAGTTCAAAAGTAACCAAACTGCCTATATAAAGGAATGTGTTCCGCTTTCATTCCTAAGAGATTCTCAATAGttagataagaaaaaaaacctgAAACAAGATTGAAAAGATCAAAAGCAACTGCTTAGAGTTTTCTATTTGTTAGAAACCAATTTATCCTACAAGGATCAACATTGATTTAATCCTTTGAATATTTATCTCAACACTGGACAAACCATTCAAAAGAATCGACATGTTCCCACAAAAAACATGGGTCATGATCCAAACAATCCATTTTTTACTAAAGTCAAACCTACGTAACATGTACTctatccgtcccaaaatataagcaaaaattggtcaatgaaagttgatgtatttggtttaaaatttagtccagatacattcacttttgttgacctccttttgcttatattttgggacggagtagtatttTAGGAAACCCCGAGTCATACACTTTctcaaaataaacttttaacaccaattttttttttttggtataaaacACCAAAAATTTTCATCCATGTTTTCTTGCCGTATCTATCACTTCATTCACCACCAACACCCCTCAACTAAGTTACTCCCTTTTGATAAAGATGATTGAGTATTAGAAATCACCAAATTCATAACCCCAAATAACCTCGCCGCCGGGACCTTAACAATTATACCGTAGAAACACCTTATAGAGATTGACCAAAAGTCATGGAAGAGTATGAAGAGAGATAAATCTATTACTAAtgtattaaaatcgattaccatcaaagttactaaattatccttattCAATTTAACCACATTGCAATTTTTATAtgcttcattgtaatttcactggaaaaaatataaaaaaagtatgatttaattgatatgcaccgacggtgtaaaataattttacattgtcaaccaataccaatcatgttttccgccacatcactcTACTTCActccactttcttgatatgacatagcaaaataatggttgtttattggacgatggtgtaaaattattttacagcgtcggtgcatatcaattaaactcaaaaaagTATATAGAAAGactataagataaatacaaaaaaaaatatagaaattaaagaatataagataaataaataaaaagatgatatgcttaaaaatatgattaaaacaaatcatagataggaacaaaatagaacaatttatatgcataaaaatagcaGCAAAAGAGATGATTACGATCAAACTCAACAAtctcactaatttttttaaaaatatatatatataaaaaaaatataagataaatacaataaaataaagttaattactgtcaaatataataaattattcttaactagtttaaagacccatGCATTCGCACGAGTCTATTaacttttatttgatatataaatttgtcattatattaaggtagaaaattcatttagaattaaatatttaaaaaattattatataatattgttaaaatataagttgaattattgtgttttttcttgtacatttatttattcaattttttatgtttcagtgataaataatggtcccgtgtatatttttaataaaaattataaattttattagaaatatttagggtaatttaataagttttttttgttacaatttaaTAAGTTTGATACTACTTAACTTTATTTAGTGGTTagtattgtttatgtttcttttctttttatgatgaaattttttttatgttttttttttataaagtattgtttttttattaattatttctatattcttatttttaggcggtttcttcttattttttctatattcaatctataatttttttattgactaaactttatataatgtttttattatgttttttcctatttttatgcgtaTGGATTGTTCTGTgttgttcatatttttaagcatatcattttttttgtatttatcttatgttTTTtctgtatatttgtttttttgtatttatcttatattctttctatatattttttactttttttttgtgaaattataCTGAAGggtataaaacttgcaacgtggttaaaatcAATAAGGATAATTTCagaactttggtggtaatcgattttaatatattagtattttttttttgtgaaattacaatgaagggtATAAAACTTACAACGTGGTTAAAATCAATAAGGATAATTTCagaactttggtggtaatcgattttaatatattagtaattttctttttatgatgaaatttttttttgatgttcttttttttataaagtattgtttttttattaattatttctatattcttatttttaggcggtttcttcttattttttctatattcaatctataattttttttattgactaaactttctataatgtttttattgtgttttttcctatttttatgcgtatggattgttctgttttgttcatatttttaagcatatcattttttttgtatttatcttatattttttctgtatatttgtttttttgtatttatcttatattttttctatatattttttactttttttttgtgaaattacaatgaagggtataaaacttgcaacgtggttaaaagcaATAAGGATAATTTCagaactttggtggtaatcgattttaatatattagtaaagtaATAGATATTccttatcaattttttaattttttattaaaaattatatacgGGACCGATATTTGTAACGGATACattaaaaattggataatttgtcattgataattataatcatatttattcatttttattcatttaataaattattttaaaaaatagcataatagtttcacttatattttaacaatattatataacaaattcttaaatattttattttaaataaattttctagcATAATATAAAGACAAACTTAAACatcaaataaaagtcaatgacccgtgcattcgcacgggtctttaaactagttaaaaataaaaattaaacaagtgatgatgagagaaaaaaaatgcaaagaaaaaaagacacattaaagaaaaaagaagagaaaattggagagaaaaaaaaaacaaaaaatccaaaTCCTTAAGTATCCAAGCTACAAAATACGAAAGAAAGCTTTTTGGCAAACAATTGGAGTAATATAAGTAAAGAGTATGTCAATTTCTCATAATAAAGGGAGATGATAATTACTGTGgttttgaaatatttaaaagaTATACAAGCACACATTTTTTAAAAGgtaaaataagtttttggttatataaatatttggtttaattACATGgttttttgtctttattttaagttttaagttggtcatttatcttttaaaaattctAAGTTAGTATATTATCTTTTCTATCGTTCAATTAGTTAGTTCTTCCTGTCAAAATTTTTACTAACATTGTTAGTTTTTGACACGTGTCAAAAGATTATTGGTGGTTTTTGTTTGCCACATATCAAAAACTAACGATGTTAGTAAAAAATTGAACGGGAGAGACTAACTAATTAAACGAcagaaaagataagggatcaacttgaaattttttgaagATAAGAGAcaaacttaaaatctaaaataaatataaggggccaagtgtttaattaagcccaaatattttaaattagtttctataaaaaatttcagcaagTGTCAAGTTTTGatttctcaaatatttttcgtCACTTTGGTCTCTTTTTTAAGCCAACTTATGTATATctgttgaaattttgaaatgcTTTTATGTGATCATGTTTAGTATATTATAGAAATCTCTCATGCAAAAGTTTAATTTTCTTAACAAGGGatatattaaaaatgattttttaagcTTCTGGCACTTaaaaattcttatttaaatCATCTTAggttaaaaaatctaaatttttatggGAAATATTcgtataatattataaaagattaaataagtttttggttCCAATAAACATctcgaattttatttttagtccctataaaaaattcaacaactTTTGgtccctcaaatattttttgttacaactTTTGGTCtatacttttaatcaaactcttttgtaatttcacattttaaatgattttttgtatggcttaaatatgcaaaaggtccctACACTTAtgggtcatttgagttttagtccctatattttaaaaatctttcATTTTGGCACTcactttcattttaatttaaaaatagttCCTGgacccactttttttttttagttgatgTGTCATAGTTTTTTACATGTGGCACCGATGATTGGGCTTAAAGGATGCTAACTCATAAACAAACAATGTGGAAGAACGAAATTGCCCTTAATTACCACGGGAACAAACAAATGGCAAAAGTGACATTTCGTCAATTCCAATAGTTATTAAGGGCAATTTCGTCCTTccatggtattttttttttagtcagcATCTTTTAAACTCAGTCATTAGTGCCACATGTCAAAAACTAAGACACGTCAACTAAAAAATGGGACCAGggactatttttaaaataaaatgaaagttcagtggcaaaatgaaatatttttaaaatgcagggactaaaactcaaatgacccgtAAGTGTATGGActttttgcatatttaagcttttttgtattcatgtgtATACTATTATATGAACATCTccattcattaaaaaaaaataaaaaattcatatttaattcctccattcataaaaaaaattaaacttttgcaaGAGAGATTACTATAAGGTACTAAACATGTCTGccgaaaataatttaaaattttgaatgagaTACACGAGTTGACTGAAAAGCAGGACCAAACATCATGAAAGGAAATATTTTGAGGACCAAAActtgctaattttttttataaggactaattttttatttttttttacagcaaCTAAAACTTAAATTCCCTAATTTTACACGAccaaaaacacttttttttactgttattttttttttactgtatctctagtttttttttttttttttttgacgaactGTATCTCCAGTTGTAAGTTTATTTTTGTTCGACAATTCTGAACCAACCCTGTTGTATGCCTTGTTTGTTTCTCcacttttatctttttaataatCTCAACTCTTACTTAACCCACACAACCCAACCCATTTCATTTCAACCTCATAGTTCCTCTTCTTCCTTCCCATCATCCAAACAACACTTCCAATGGCATGCTCAGCTACCACCTCTGCTTCTTCTCTCTTATCTTTAAACCCTAAATCATCACTTTTCTCTTCCAAAAAACCCAATTCTACTCTCTCCATCCCCAATTCTCTTCCTAAACCTTTCTCACTCCCTTCACTTTCCTTCACTCGTCCCTCTCAAATTCAACACTCTTCTCGCCGCAATAGCTTTCTTCTTAAAGCTACTGTAAGCATTTCccccaattttcatttttttaattttctgcATTGTTAAGAATTTTATTTACTGTTGTTGTTTTCTCTTTGTTCATTATTGCTCCGTGTGTTTTTCTGTATCtgaattatgttttatttagttgctagaatttcacttttaaggtgaattaATGGGTATATCAGGGTTCGAAACCCGGTCCTGTATATTATATGTAATGTCTCTACCAACCGAGCTCTGAGCTATGCTCAGAGAGACTAAATTATGTTAACTGAacattaattgataattgaattTGTAGGTATGCTATAGTTGGGTGTGtaagttattttaatttgagcAAGATTGATTTGGTGCATTTGgatatttttaagcataaagTATTGGAATTTGTACGGTGTTTCTAGTTCATGTGtgtttttgggatttttgtcTTTAATAACTAAATTCTTAGGGTTTGCTCGGTTTGACTTATTGAGCTTATTTATTGACATAAGCATTTGCCATTTGCGAGTCTATTagggagagcttatgaaaacaacttatgacatgtttataagttgttttcagcttattttcataagctatccaaaataaattttgaaaaaaacttatagcttatatgaaaataatttgacttgACTTTATCTTATCTTTTGTTATggaaatagcttatatataaaCACTTCAATGATAAacaagttgtttatccaaacaggaccGTTCTTTGATCTAAAATACTTTAATGCATTTGGGTTTTTTTTAAGTATAGAGTATTGACATTTCTTCAATATTTCTAGTCAATGTTCGTTTTTTaggattattttttattactttaatcGCTAATCTTAGTCTAAGTATAGTCTTTAAATTATTGGTTTGAACTCGGCAGGGTGAGCTTCCATTGGTTGGAAATGCAGCACCTGATTTTGAAGCAGAGGCTGTTTTTGATCAGGAGTTTATCAAGGTACACTGCCACTGACCAAAGTGAATATGAATACTGATTCTTCATGGCTTAAAATGTTTTTATCTTATTatgtagttatttttatttattgcttttggaaattttcatgttttttggCTAACACATTGTCATTCCAGGTCAAACTCTCTGAGTATATTGGGAAGAAGTATGTTATCCTCTTTTTCTACCCATTGGACTTCACCTTTGTTTGTCCAACAGGTTGGTTAGTCGGGGATATCTAGTTGCACTTTTAATTTTCTTCCCTTAACTTCCTAACGATAATGTCTGCTTCTCAACTGCAGAAATCACTGCTTTCAGTGACCGACATGCAGAGTTTGAGGCAATAAATACTGAGATTATAGGTGTTTCAGTTGACAGTGTGGTGAGTTGGTTTACACTTgcttttttattgttgttgaccATATAAATAGGGTGGGTGTACGTAATTTCTTGTCTTGCTTCATTATGACATACTTCTACTTGCTGTCTATTAGCTAGCAAAGAAAATGAATCAACTGTGATTGTGAAGGATTAAGCCCTTTTACAGACTTCATactgtttatttattttgtagagATAAACTAATTCTTACCATAAGGTGAAATGTTCAtacatatcatatttttatgtcaCTGATCACTTGCTGAATTGAATAAGAGTATTGTCAGAGGGAATTACTTCATAAATAAAGGAAACGGGAAAATTTTGAATAGACACTTCATTCAAACatagataattgaaatatatgtTTTGTTGGTCTACATATGTAATGAGGTTCATAATATTTGTAATCTTATACACACGACTTTTGCATAGACAGCAAGGGCACGGCCTTGAAAAACAAAACTGTTTGTGCTAGTATCTGATTGGTTCTTTATGTTCTTATTTCTGTGACATAACCTATATAACAGAAATTCCagcatttgtttcttttttattagtgatgctattgtttttgttgtgtaGTTCTCGCATCTTGCATGGGTTCAAACAGATAGAAAGTCAGGTGGCCTTGGTGACTTGAATTATCCTCTGGTTTCCGATGTCACTAAATCCATATCGAAATCTTATGGTGTTCTCATTCCTGATCAGGTATGCGTGACATATAAAAATAGTGTTACTTATGTATGACCAAGTTATAATACAGCAACAATCATCTAGTAAGGGTATGCCACCTCGTAACGAGGAATGCTCTGTCCTTTGTAGAATTTCTGACTGTTATCCAATcgaatcaaatttttattttcctttcccAACTCTTGTCCTTTACGCACATGTTTCAATGTTCTCTGGAATGTAAACTAGTATTGCCTTTCATTCCACTATTGACTACTTTGGACTTGTGTCATAATGTACCATAACATATTCAATGATGCAGGGAATTGCATTGAGAGGATTGTTCATTATTGACAAGGAAGGAGTTATTCAGCATTCTACCATCAACAACTTAGGAATTGGTAGAAGTGTTGACGAGACAAAGAGAACACTTCAGGTGATTATACAACTAATTAGGACCACATCAAGATTGAACAATATTCTATTTAGaatattacatttttatttcttcGTTTCTATTTCCATTCTATCGTGTACATAATTTCATCGTTCCTTTGATTTGCATTGGTGTTGCAGGCCCTGCAGTATGTGCAGGAGAACCCAGATGAAGTTTGCCCTGCTGGGTGGAAGCCGGGGGAGAAGTCCATGAAACCAGACCCCAAACTTAGCAAAGATTACTTTGCAGCGGTGTAGCGTGAATAACAGTTAAGAGTAGCCATGCGCATTTGTATCAATTATTGAGTTATAAaagagtattattttttttatgtaatgttAGTCCTTAAATTTTAAACCACAGGGTGGTAATAATTGCATGCTGTTGTACTGGATTTTGTGTTGTACTATGCATTAATAATTTGCAATTTCTTTTGATTGTGTTTGTGTATGTATTGTCATATTCTGTGTATGATGTATGTATGGTTGTACTCTACAGTACTATACTAAGGTACCGTTtggcctaatttttttttctcttcttttgagcttatgcaaacagcttatgcaatttttatgcattattataagtttttcaagtagtttatgataaaatggcttataaaaatacaattttgactagtatgaacttataaaataacataaaacctaatttatattgtataagttgtttgcataagcttaaaagaagaggaaaaaaaattaggtcaaacgatacctAATTATGCACCACAATGATATATGTTATTAAtgtaaattttgataaaatgttGAGTATTCTTCAATGAGAGTGACGAAATAGTTAATAGAAATTAGATAATAAAGAGAGAGATGTAAACTATATTTATGAATAACGagaaaatgaaaattgtatttgattaaatatattttaaaattttagttagAGGACCAAAATAGAACgggaattattttttttaaggaaccaATATGAAAgcgaaaaaaaaatcaagggacCAAAACACTAATTTAACCATTCGTTTATGCTTCTTTGTAATTCTTCTACATATATTtttatctgatttttttttgaacgtttttctgaatttattttaaagttattataatattattttagatatatattttttataattattttagatatattttaaaattataattttaattaaattatattattgttATCATGTCATCCACGTTTATTTTGTTGCCCAGTCAAACTACCTGCTGCTATTTACTTGGTAATTTACCAAGTTCATCTTAATTAAATGGTTTTGCTGTTAAAAGCTTAATCATAAACTAGTTGTAGTTTACCATGAGTTATTGTCACATATAAACGgttttattctcataaaattgaGTGCCAGCTTCCACCTTCCTGGGTGTATTTCTTGTGTTTAtgtgtttattaattttgagTTGTTTTGTTACCTTGGATATGATTCATATTCATATCTAAGAAAGATGTGTTGAATTTTGAAGATTTGTGTTTATGAGACCGATAAAGAACGGTGAGTACGTCACATCTCGGGTTTTATTTCCATGTTTACAATTTTCTTGTTCAAGATTGTTTAGCTCGAAGTTGGCAACGTCAAATTACTGTAATATTACAGATAAGTTTACTGATCtttcatctctattttattttatttttttggtagaatattttattttattctgttattatatttatttgatatttatattaatatattgtttattattcTAGGTCCAATTTTACAACACTACATATACTAATCtagtaataattattttattctcattaatatatttatttgatatttatattcaacttttttatttgattaattagttttattgaaaaagataagagtaattAACAAAGGAATTGACAAATCATATCTAAAAATACCAAATGGACGGTGCGGTTAAATAGGAATGTTAAATCCGATGTAAatgaacaattaaaaaaaaaaaactgagggAATAATTGGAATAATTATTAAGAAGTATGACTTAGTTTTCTCTTTAGACACAATCTTCACATTATACTACTGGTTGCATCTATTTTCACGCTTTGTTGTAAATAATAACAAGACATTCTCTCATAAAATCAATGTGGTAGTTACCGGTTTTAACAATTG from Trifolium pratense cultivar HEN17-A07 linkage group LG1, ARS_RC_1.1, whole genome shotgun sequence includes these protein-coding regions:
- the LOC123903287 gene encoding 2-Cys peroxiredoxin BAS1, chloroplastic-like; translated protein: MACSATTSASSLLSLNPKSSLFSSKKPNSTLSIPNSLPKPFSLPSLSFTRPSQIQHSSRRNSFLLKATGELPLVGNAAPDFEAEAVFDQEFIKVKLSEYIGKKYVILFFYPLDFTFVCPTEITAFSDRHAEFEAINTEIIGVSVDSVFSHLAWVQTDRKSGGLGDLNYPLVSDVTKSISKSYGVLIPDQGIALRGLFIIDKEGVIQHSTINNLGIGRSVDETKRTLQALQYVQENPDEVCPAGWKPGEKSMKPDPKLSKDYFAAV